One Actinosynnema pretiosum DNA segment encodes these proteins:
- a CDS encoding choice-of-anchor A family protein, translating to MRLSRLSAVAGIAAVVVGATAVIITTAAAAGGGLATAGPGPCVGAACPSPYPQVGPKQSSGFAGRDEAINVFVGRSFTATGYAAEAEGRLVVGGDFTLDKTGGELGYDVGVAGLGSQVPPPEGADFLTVGGSLGIARDNTLRTQDNGVVRYAGARTGAGAVEPAPVHDSGAFSPYSGISAGLRSTSTCYAAKPSNGTVTQDELSTLFTGDGHSALQVFTVPGSIAAPDGGMQGIGFADIPDGATILINMVGAAPHVTTWSGSPNGRDQIDRYGQRMLWNFPNADSVALDGASEFQGSVLVPNADSTTLVTVPGFSGRFFTAGSAVHGSSSVGSGNEFHAYPFTGVVAGCEAAAPSTTADSTTTNSATATMTTTTGPAVTTTDGPVTTTTTGGTTTGGTTPGSTTSEAATGTTTAPVVGTTTADAVTPTTTTGGTTTTGTTTGAAPSAPTGEESAPTTTTEAVGTTTSAPELTTAPVSSTAAPTTTTAPVATTSAIVPPPTAPAPAPITTTTTPTTLTTTPPAAPGTTTTGVAPTSTTGVVGPTSTSNPVAPNPVAPTSGGAVPTTTGGPTTTIGGPTTTSALGPTTTTGRRPLVGRPVPNQPVLGAPTTTSEYFVTAPGLPEEDVWVPGAPEPEDGPERDAPGQSVPGAADPTGTAGNTTTTGAAGADGWGGSVPGGDGARAVGGGGVGGAGGLAQTGGPLPLFLCAGVLVMIGGVALLAISRTHRA from the coding sequence ATGCGTTTGAGTCGTCTGTCCGCGGTGGCGGGCATCGCCGCCGTGGTGGTGGGTGCGACCGCGGTCATCATCACCACCGCAGCCGCCGCGGGTGGAGGTCTTGCCACAGCAGGGCCCGGCCCGTGCGTCGGCGCCGCCTGCCCGAGCCCGTACCCACAAGTGGGACCCAAGCAGTCCTCGGGGTTCGCCGGTCGGGACGAGGCGATCAACGTCTTCGTCGGCCGGTCGTTCACCGCGACCGGGTACGCGGCCGAGGCGGAGGGGCGGCTGGTCGTCGGCGGGGACTTCACGCTCGACAAGACGGGCGGGGAGCTCGGGTACGACGTGGGCGTGGCGGGGCTCGGTTCGCAGGTGCCGCCGCCGGAGGGGGCCGACTTCCTGACGGTGGGCGGGAGCCTGGGGATCGCGCGGGACAACACGTTGCGCACGCAGGACAACGGGGTGGTCCGGTACGCGGGCGCGCGGACCGGTGCGGGCGCCGTGGAACCCGCGCCCGTGCACGACAGCGGTGCTTTCTCGCCGTACAGCGGGATCAGCGCCGGGCTGCGCAGCACGAGCACGTGCTACGCGGCGAAGCCCTCGAACGGGACCGTGACGCAGGACGAGCTGTCGACCCTGTTCACCGGGGACGGCCACTCGGCGCTGCAGGTGTTCACCGTGCCGGGGAGCATCGCCGCGCCCGACGGGGGGATGCAGGGGATCGGCTTCGCGGACATCCCGGACGGCGCGACCATCCTGATCAACATGGTCGGTGCGGCTCCGCACGTGACGACCTGGTCGGGGTCGCCGAACGGGCGCGACCAGATCGACCGGTACGGGCAACGGATGCTATGGAACTTCCCGAACGCGGACAGCGTGGCGCTGGACGGCGCGTCGGAGTTCCAGGGCAGCGTGCTGGTGCCGAACGCGGACAGCACGACCCTGGTGACCGTGCCGGGGTTCAGCGGGCGGTTCTTCACGGCCGGGTCCGCGGTGCACGGGAGCAGCAGCGTGGGGTCGGGCAACGAGTTCCACGCGTACCCGTTCACGGGTGTGGTGGCGGGGTGCGAGGCCGCTGCGCCCAGCACGACCGCGGACAGCACGACGACGAACAGCGCGACCGCGACGATGACGACGACCACCGGGCCCGCGGTGACCACGACAGACGGGCCGGTGACGACCACGACGACAGGGGGCACGACGACAGGGGGAACGACACCGGGGAGCACGACGAGTGAGGCGGCGACCGGAACCACGACGGCGCCCGTTGTGGGGACGACCACGGCGGATGCGGTCACGCCGACCACGACCACGGGTGGGACGACCACAACGGGGACGACGACCGGTGCGGCGCCGAGCGCGCCTACCGGTGAGGAGAGCGCGCCGACCACCACGACCGAGGCGGTGGGGACGACGACCAGCGCGCCGGAGTTGACGACGGCTCCGGTGTCGAGCACGGCTGCGCCGACCACCACCACGGCTCCGGTGGCGACGACGAGCGCGATCGTGCCGCCGCCGACCGCTCCGGCGCCTGCGCCGATCACGACCACGACCACACCGACGACGTTGACCACCACACCGCCTGCTGCGCCGGGCACCACGACCACCGGGGTGGCACCGACGAGCACGACCGGTGTTGTTGGGCCTACGAGCACGTCCAATCCTGTGGCGCCCAATCCTGTGGCGCCGACCAGTGGCGGTGCGGTTCCCACGACCACCGGTGGGCCTACCACCACGATCGGGGGTCCTACTACGACGAGCGCGCTGGGACCGACGACCACGACCGGTCGGAGGCCGCTGGTGGGGCGGCCGGTGCCGAACCAACCTGTTCTCGGCGCGCCGACCACGACGTCGGAGTACTTCGTGACCGCGCCTGGGCTTCCCGAGGAGGACGTCTGGGTGCCGGGCGCGCCTGAGCCCGAGGACGGTCCGGAGCGGGATGCGCCGGGGCAGAGCGTTCCAGGGGCGGCTGATCCGACGGGCACGGCCGGGAACACGACCACCACCGGAGCGGCGGGGGCCGACGGGTGGGGTGGATCGGTTCCGGGTGGTGACGGGGCGCGGGCGGTTGGAGGTGGGGGTGTCGGTGGCGCTGGTGGGTTGGCGCAGACCGGGGGGCCGTTGCCGTTGTTCCTGTGCGCGGGGGTGCTGGTGATGATCGGGGGCGTGGCGTTGTTGGCGATCTCCCGGACGCATCGGGCGTGA
- a CDS encoding DUF1697 domain-containing protein — protein MSARVLLLRGINVGGKNKVPMADLRALLTDLGHTGVSTHLNSGNAIFTPTSATATDEALTVEVEQSIKDRLGLDIGCLIVTHDDLTALIAANPLPEAESEPSRFLVTFLSGPVDPTLFAAIDPTTHLPDRFAAGERAIYQWSPEGVRNSKLTHTYLAKKLNVRVATARNWNTVLALRDKSA, from the coding sequence GTGAGCGCCCGAGTCCTGCTCTTGCGCGGGATCAACGTGGGCGGCAAGAACAAGGTCCCCATGGCCGACCTGCGCGCCCTGCTCACCGACCTCGGCCACACCGGGGTGTCGACCCACCTCAACAGCGGCAACGCGATCTTCACCCCGACGTCCGCCACGGCCACGGACGAGGCCCTGACCGTCGAGGTCGAACAGTCCATCAAGGACCGCCTCGGCCTGGACATCGGCTGCCTGATCGTCACCCACGACGACCTGACCGCCCTGATCGCGGCCAACCCGCTGCCGGAAGCCGAATCGGAACCGTCCCGCTTCCTGGTGACGTTCCTGTCCGGCCCGGTGGACCCGACCCTGTTCGCCGCGATCGACCCGACCACCCACCTGCCCGACCGCTTCGCCGCCGGTGAGCGCGCGATCTACCAGTGGTCCCCGGAAGGCGTCCGCAACAGCAAGCTCACCCACACCTACCTGGCGAAGAAGCTGAACGTCCGCGTGGCGACCGCGCGCAACTGGAACACCGTGCTCGCCCTGCGCGACAAGTCCGCCTGA
- a CDS encoding cytochrome P450 → MTTALLPPSAPGGLPLLGHLPALARDPLGFFLGLRAHGPVVRIGLGTRVAYVLTEPELVRRVHVSEQHRFDKGGALIEKVRDYAGNGLATCPAADHAVQRPLMQPAFQRDRLVGYGTVVRDAIEEVTGEWTHGRVVDLSVEMHRLTTLVTSRTLVAADRGAPAAGRIAEGLPDITRGMYWRMVVPGKVFPRIPLQVNRRFDEQTARTRAAVDAVVEQYRADPADRGDLLSAVLAACEEDPDPRRAVYDQVITLLTAGVETAASAMTWTLRAVDGAPEVRDRIVEEAVGVLGGRVPAHADLASLGHAQRAVTEALRLRPPVWLVSRCATEDVDWPEGRIPAGADVFFSPYALHRDEAVFPEPEVFDPGRWAAERVTAAQRGGFFGFGAGRRKCIGDALAVNEVTAVVAAVLSRFRLVHREPGLATTTTRMLLMPSATWVRVERR, encoded by the coding sequence ATGACGACCGCGCTCCTGCCGCCGTCCGCCCCCGGCGGGTTGCCGCTGCTGGGGCACCTGCCCGCGTTGGCGAGGGACCCGCTGGGGTTCTTCCTCGGGTTGCGCGCGCACGGGCCCGTGGTGCGGATCGGGCTGGGTACTCGGGTGGCCTACGTGCTGACCGAGCCCGAACTGGTGCGCAGGGTGCACGTGTCCGAGCAGCACCGGTTCGACAAGGGCGGGGCGCTGATCGAGAAGGTGCGGGACTACGCGGGGAACGGGTTGGCCACCTGCCCGGCCGCCGATCACGCGGTGCAGCGGCCGTTGATGCAGCCCGCGTTCCAGCGGGACCGGCTGGTCGGGTACGGGACCGTGGTGCGGGACGCGATCGAGGAGGTCACCGGGGAGTGGACGCACGGCCGGGTCGTCGACCTGAGCGTGGAGATGCACCGGTTGACCACGTTGGTGACCTCGCGGACGTTGGTGGCCGCTGACCGGGGAGCGCCCGCCGCCGGGCGGATCGCGGAGGGGCTGCCGGACATCACCAGGGGCATGTACTGGCGGATGGTGGTGCCGGGGAAGGTGTTCCCGCGCATCCCGCTCCAGGTGAACCGTCGGTTCGACGAGCAGACCGCGCGCACCCGCGCCGCCGTGGACGCGGTGGTCGAGCAGTACCGGGCCGATCCCGCCGATCGGGGGGACCTGCTGTCGGCGGTGCTGGCCGCCTGCGAGGAGGACCCCGATCCGCGTCGGGCGGTGTACGACCAGGTGATCACGCTGCTGACCGCCGGGGTGGAGACGGCGGCGTCGGCGATGACGTGGACGTTGCGGGCCGTGGACGGCGCCCCCGAGGTGCGGGACCGGATCGTCGAGGAGGCAGTGGGGGTGCTGGGCGGGCGGGTGCCCGCGCACGCCGACCTGGCCTCGCTCGGGCACGCGCAGCGGGCGGTCACCGAGGCGCTGCGGTTGCGGCCCCCGGTGTGGCTGGTGAGCCGGTGCGCCACCGAGGACGTGGACTGGCCGGAGGGGCGGATACCGGCGGGCGCGGACGTGTTCTTCAGCCCGTACGCGCTGCACCGGGACGAGGCCGTGTTCCCCGAGCCGGAGGTGTTCGATCCGGGGCGGTGGGCGGCCGAGCGGGTCACGGCGGCGCAGCGCGGGGGGTTCTTCGGGTTCGGCGCGGGGCGGCGCAAGTGCATCGGGGACGCGTTGGCGGTGAACGAGGTGACCGCCGTGGTGGCGGCGGTGCTGAGCCGGTTCCGGCTGGTCCACCGGGAACCGGGGCTGGCGACCACGACCACCCGGATGCTGTTGATGCCGTCCGCGACGTGGGTGCGGGTGGAGCGCCGGTGA
- a CDS encoding polyprenol monophosphomannose synthase, with amino-acid sequence MENSPTKVVVVVPTYNERENLPVLVAELLALPVEDLRVLVVDDSSPDGTGDVADALAREHPDVVGVLHRTEKDGLGRAYVAGMTRALAEGADVVVQMDADLSHPSEVIPTMVETLATTDAAVVLGSRYVPGGSAASEWAWHRRLLSAWANTYVNTILKLGVRDATAGFKAWKADALRAVDLGTIRSNGYSFQVEMNHRVVQAGKRIAEVPITFEERAEGASKMTLKVQLESAVMPWKFRFGKRG; translated from the coding sequence ATGGAGAACAGTCCCACCAAGGTCGTCGTGGTCGTGCCGACCTACAACGAGCGGGAGAACCTGCCCGTGCTCGTCGCCGAACTGCTCGCGCTGCCCGTCGAGGACCTGCGCGTGCTGGTCGTCGACGACAGCTCCCCGGACGGCACCGGCGACGTCGCCGACGCCCTGGCGCGCGAGCACCCCGACGTCGTGGGCGTGCTGCACCGCACCGAGAAGGACGGCCTCGGCCGGGCCTACGTCGCGGGCATGACGCGCGCGCTGGCCGAGGGCGCGGACGTGGTGGTCCAGATGGACGCCGACCTGTCCCACCCGTCCGAGGTCATCCCGACCATGGTCGAGACCCTCGCCACCACCGACGCCGCCGTGGTCCTCGGCTCCCGGTACGTGCCGGGCGGGTCGGCGGCCAGCGAGTGGGCCTGGCACCGCAGGCTGCTGTCCGCGTGGGCCAACACCTACGTCAACACGATCCTCAAGCTCGGGGTGCGCGACGCGACCGCCGGGTTCAAGGCGTGGAAGGCGGACGCCCTGCGCGCCGTCGACCTCGGCACGATCCGCAGCAACGGGTACTCGTTCCAGGTCGAGATGAACCACCGGGTCGTCCAGGCGGGCAAGCGCATCGCCGAGGTGCCGATCACGTTCGAGGAGCGGGCCGAGGGCGCGTCGAAGATGACGCTCAAGGTGCAGCTGGAATCCGCGGTCATGCCGTGGAAGTTCCGCTTCGGCAAGCGGGGCTGA
- a CDS encoding TetR/AcrR family transcriptional regulator codes for MVVRERADAARNRRAILDAASALFEAATDPLAVTMDDIAASAGVGKGTLFRRFGDRAGLVRAVYATRFGALYEAITSGPPPLGPGVPAHERALAVLDAIVSVKLDNRRIALVLESLGPEAESTSLFDSANYRTAHTLLAELAAELVGADRADWTAHVLLSATRIDLVEHLVDQRGWSGERVRGHLRELADRLLGPA; via the coding sequence GTGGTCGTGAGGGAACGCGCCGACGCCGCCCGCAACCGGCGGGCCATCCTCGACGCCGCCAGCGCCCTGTTCGAGGCCGCCACCGACCCGCTCGCCGTCACCATGGACGACATCGCGGCGTCGGCGGGCGTCGGCAAGGGCACCCTGTTCCGCCGGTTCGGCGACCGCGCGGGCCTGGTCCGCGCGGTCTACGCCACCCGGTTCGGCGCGCTCTACGAGGCCATCACCTCCGGACCACCCCCGCTGGGCCCCGGCGTCCCGGCCCACGAGCGCGCCCTGGCCGTCCTGGACGCGATCGTCTCGGTCAAGCTGGACAACCGCCGCATCGCGCTTGTCCTGGAGAGCCTGGGCCCCGAGGCGGAGAGCACCAGCCTGTTCGACTCCGCTAACTACCGCACCGCGCACACCCTGCTCGCCGAGCTGGCGGCCGAGCTGGTCGGCGCGGACCGGGCCGACTGGACCGCGCACGTGCTGCTCTCCGCGACCAGGATCGACCTCGTCGAGCACCTGGTCGACCAGCGCGGCTGGAGCGGCGAGCGGGTGCGCGGGCACCTGCGCGAGCTGGCCGACCGGCTCCTCGGCCCCGCCTGA
- a CDS encoding NmrA family NAD(P)-binding protein, which yields MTTTETPHVLVTGANGTTGRHVVAGLLARGATVTAASRSANPSFDWHDPATHAAALDGATAVYLVPPAGDPEPQRVMLPFLKRAKDSGVRRAVLLSAAMLPPGGPAAGSVHPALPELFDEWTVLRPSWFMQNLTDHHLHADSVRAHSTITTATGDGKVAFIDAEDIARVAVEALLRPDPLNTDLILTGPESLSYQQIAAVLTDVLGREITHTAVTAAEFQRRYAEAGIPAEFAALLARGDTAIAAGAEDRTTTAVRTVTGREPRSFRDFATARAAAQREKTGGTDRRR from the coding sequence GTGACCACCACTGAAACGCCCCACGTCCTCGTCACCGGCGCCAACGGCACCACCGGCCGCCACGTCGTCGCCGGGCTCCTCGCGCGCGGCGCCACCGTCACCGCAGCCTCCCGCTCCGCGAACCCGAGCTTCGACTGGCACGATCCCGCGACCCACGCCGCCGCCCTCGACGGCGCCACCGCCGTCTACCTCGTCCCACCCGCGGGCGACCCCGAACCGCAGCGCGTCATGCTCCCGTTCCTCAAGCGCGCCAAGGACTCCGGCGTGCGCAGGGCCGTGCTGCTCAGCGCCGCCATGCTCCCACCGGGCGGCCCGGCGGCGGGCAGCGTGCACCCGGCGCTCCCCGAGCTGTTCGACGAGTGGACCGTGCTGCGCCCCAGCTGGTTCATGCAGAACCTCACCGACCACCACCTGCACGCCGACAGCGTCCGCGCGCACTCCACCATCACCACCGCCACCGGTGACGGCAAAGTCGCGTTCATCGACGCCGAGGACATCGCCCGCGTCGCCGTCGAAGCGCTCCTGCGCCCCGACCCGCTCAACACCGACCTGATCCTCACCGGCCCGGAAAGCCTGTCGTACCAGCAGATCGCGGCCGTCCTCACCGACGTCCTCGGCCGCGAGATCACGCACACCGCCGTCACCGCCGCCGAGTTCCAGCGCCGCTACGCCGAAGCGGGCATCCCCGCCGAGTTCGCCGCCCTGCTCGCCCGGGGCGACACCGCCATCGCGGCGGGCGCGGAAGACCGCACCACCACCGCCGTCCGGACCGTCACCGGCCGGGAACCCCGCTCGTTCCGGGACTTCGCGACCGCCCGCGCCGCCGCCCAGCGGGAGAAGACCGGCGGAACCGACCGGCGCCGCTGA
- a CDS encoding GAP family protein, whose product MGVKDLITVGGLALLDSLNITLFLVTLHLLLAHRRPLSRVLVLLGVFAGVYAVVGIAVVAGAGVALGAIGERGVDHVQLVAGVALLLYGLLAKVDRPPRDDEASAGRGHLVVAGLALAVAAVEVATALPYLAALATIGRADPGPGAGSALVVAYCLVVVAPCLIAALAYLAHRERWHERFSGLATRLRSGDGGRRGVLLLCVVAGFYVAGDALARLEFFGLVDLTDEQLRQIRGG is encoded by the coding sequence GTGGGCGTCAAGGACCTGATCACCGTGGGCGGACTGGCCCTGCTGGACTCGCTGAACATCACCCTGTTCCTGGTCACCCTGCACCTGCTGCTGGCGCACCGCAGGCCGCTGTCGCGGGTTCTCGTGCTGCTGGGCGTGTTCGCCGGGGTGTACGCGGTGGTGGGGATCGCGGTCGTGGCGGGCGCGGGGGTGGCGCTGGGCGCGATCGGCGAACGCGGTGTCGACCACGTCCAGCTGGTCGCGGGCGTCGCGCTGCTGCTGTACGGGCTGCTGGCGAAGGTGGACCGGCCGCCGCGCGACGATGAGGCGTCCGCCGGTCGTGGGCACCTAGTGGTGGCCGGGCTCGCGCTGGCGGTGGCGGCGGTGGAGGTCGCGACGGCGCTGCCGTACCTGGCCGCGCTGGCGACGATCGGCCGCGCGGACCCCGGTCCGGGCGCGGGGTCCGCGCTGGTGGTGGCGTACTGCCTGGTGGTGGTCGCGCCGTGCCTGATCGCCGCGCTGGCGTACCTCGCCCACCGGGAGCGGTGGCACGAGCGGTTCTCGGGGCTGGCCACCAGGTTGCGCTCGGGGGACGGCGGGCGGCGCGGGGTGCTGCTGCTGTGCGTGGTCGCCGGGTTCTACGTCGCCGGGGACGCCTTGGCGCGCTTGGAGTTCTTCGGCTTGGTCGACCTGACCGACGAGCAGCTGCGGCAGATCCGGGGCGGGTGA
- a CDS encoding MDR family MFS transporter, with product MSVTEPGLPAPRAAQDDGHTAAPPSLSKARVNVIFGVIVLGMLLAALDQTIVATALPTIVGEVGGAGHMSWVVTSYILAETVATVLAGKFGDLFGRKAVFQVSVVVFIVGSFFCGAADTMGGLIAMRALQGIGGGGIAVTATALIADVIPLRERGKYQGALGAVFGVTTVVGPLLGGLFTDHLSWRWAFYVNVPLALAVIALAARAIPGAGERGKPRIDYWGAALIALGASGLTLATTWGGTEHPWGSATIIGLFAGSAVALALFVVVENRVPEPILPMRLFRGKVFAVASLLSFIVGFAMMGALTFLPSYLQYVSGASATSSGLRTLPMVLGLLITALLSGQVVGATGRYRPFPIAGAAVTAVGMHLLSTLDPESSIAAQSLAMFVLGAGIGLVMQVLTIVVQNTADYRDLGAATSGVTFFRSLGSSFGASIMGTVYANRLAETLPPALAQTRVPPAAITTPEALHALPDAARQPIVTAYADALHTVFLAAVPIALLGLLVAFLLPQVEIRGTAREAARGAGEGFAMPTDQHPDTQLENLIGRVAGHNPDMPRQVLARSGLPLELPAAWALLGIHLRAELLGERTRQSDVEDQVGLPHGVLTSFYDALAAEGHLTRTADGHLALTPAASTTVTALIEAWTAWLLDQLADWTAQRDPDTVDGEVRAAVRRITRRLMLEQQRELQRG from the coding sequence ATGAGCGTCACGGAACCCGGACTCCCCGCCCCCCGCGCCGCGCAGGACGACGGGCACACCGCCGCCCCGCCCAGCCTGTCCAAGGCCCGCGTCAACGTCATCTTCGGCGTGATCGTCCTGGGGATGCTCCTCGCCGCCCTCGACCAGACCATCGTCGCGACCGCGCTGCCCACCATAGTCGGCGAGGTCGGCGGCGCCGGGCACATGAGCTGGGTGGTCACCTCCTACATCCTCGCCGAGACCGTCGCGACCGTGCTGGCGGGCAAGTTCGGCGACCTGTTCGGCCGCAAGGCCGTGTTCCAGGTCAGCGTCGTGGTGTTCATCGTCGGCTCGTTCTTCTGCGGCGCCGCCGACACCATGGGCGGCCTCATCGCGATGCGCGCGCTGCAGGGCATCGGCGGCGGCGGGATCGCCGTCACCGCCACCGCGCTCATCGCCGACGTCATCCCGCTGCGCGAGCGCGGCAAGTACCAGGGCGCGCTCGGCGCGGTGTTCGGCGTGACGACCGTGGTCGGCCCGCTGCTCGGCGGCCTGTTCACCGACCACCTGTCCTGGCGCTGGGCGTTCTACGTCAACGTCCCACTCGCGCTCGCCGTCATCGCGCTCGCCGCCAGGGCCATCCCCGGCGCGGGCGAGCGCGGCAAACCCCGGATCGACTACTGGGGCGCCGCCCTGATCGCGCTGGGCGCCAGCGGACTCACGCTCGCCACCACCTGGGGCGGCACCGAGCACCCCTGGGGCTCGGCCACGATCATCGGCCTGTTCGCGGGCTCCGCCGTCGCGCTGGCCCTGTTCGTCGTGGTGGAGAACCGCGTCCCCGAGCCGATCCTGCCGATGAGGTTGTTCCGCGGCAAGGTGTTCGCGGTCGCCTCGCTGCTCAGCTTCATCGTCGGCTTCGCCATGATGGGCGCGCTCACGTTCCTGCCCTCGTACCTCCAGTACGTCAGCGGCGCGTCCGCCACCTCGTCCGGCCTGCGCACCCTGCCCATGGTGCTCGGCCTGCTGATCACCGCGCTGCTGTCCGGCCAGGTCGTCGGGGCCACCGGCCGCTACCGCCCGTTCCCCATCGCGGGCGCGGCCGTCACCGCCGTCGGCATGCACCTTCTGTCCACATTGGACCCTGAGTCCTCGATCGCCGCCCAGTCGCTGGCGATGTTCGTGCTGGGCGCGGGGATCGGCCTGGTCATGCAGGTGCTCACGATCGTCGTGCAGAACACCGCCGACTACCGCGACCTCGGCGCCGCCACCTCCGGCGTCACGTTCTTCCGCTCGCTCGGCAGCTCCTTCGGCGCCTCGATCATGGGCACCGTCTACGCCAACCGCCTCGCCGAGACCCTCCCGCCCGCGCTCGCGCAGACGCGCGTCCCACCGGCGGCGATCACCACCCCCGAGGCCCTGCACGCCCTCCCCGACGCCGCCCGGCAGCCGATCGTCACCGCCTACGCCGACGCCCTGCACACCGTGTTCCTGGCCGCCGTGCCGATCGCGCTCCTCGGCCTGCTGGTGGCGTTCCTGCTGCCCCAGGTCGAGATCCGGGGCACCGCCCGCGAGGCCGCGAGGGGCGCGGGCGAGGGCTTCGCGATGCCCACCGACCAGCACCCCGACACCCAGCTGGAGAACCTGATCGGCCGGGTCGCGGGCCACAACCCGGACATGCCCCGCCAGGTCCTCGCCCGCTCCGGCCTGCCGCTGGAGCTGCCCGCCGCGTGGGCGCTGCTGGGCATCCACCTGCGCGCCGAGCTGCTCGGCGAGCGCACCCGCCAGTCCGACGTCGAGGACCAGGTCGGCCTGCCGCACGGCGTGCTCACCTCGTTCTACGACGCCCTCGCCGCCGAGGGCCACCTCACCCGCACCGCCGACGGCCACCTCGCCCTCACCCCGGCCGCGTCCACGACCGTGACCGCCCTGATCGAGGCGTGGACCGCGTGGCTGCTGGACCAGCTCGCCGACTGGACCGCCCAGCGCGACCCGGACACCGTCGACGGCGAGGTGCGCGCGGCGGTCCGGCGGATCACCCGCAGGCTCATGCTGGAGCAGCAGCGCGAGCTCCAGCGCGGCTGA
- a CDS encoding MDR family MFS transporter: MTEGRSQVLKALSGLLVALFTATLSSTVVSTALPRMISDLGGSQAQYTWVVTATLLTATATTPIWGKLADLFSKKTLVQVAIGVFVAGSLASGLSQDAGQLIAARALQGAGVGGLQTLVQIAIAAMIPPRERGRYSGYLSSVTAVSTIGGPLLGGLVVDTPWLGWRWCFFIGVPVAIAALVLLQVTLNLPVVRRERVRVDYAGAALITAGVCLLLVWVSFVGDAFTWSSWPSLAVAGGSVLLLGAAVRVETKVPEPVVPLDIVRQRPTALAILGSLAAGTAMYGAAVFLSQYFQVSRGRTPTEAGLLTIPMMAGILVASTVVGRLVTRTGKLKPYLVAGSISLTAGFAALGFLDRETPLVVLSVAMALVGAGIGMTMQNFVLVVQNAVPLKDIGAASSAVSFFRSLGGTIGVAVLGAVLARDVAANPGDVPTAYGEATAQVFLISAAVAAVGVLAAVMLKPVVLRTSLDVVKEVEKA; this comes from the coding sequence GTGACCGAGGGCAGGTCCCAGGTCCTGAAGGCGCTCAGCGGCCTGCTGGTGGCCCTGTTCACCGCCACGCTCAGCAGCACCGTCGTGTCCACCGCGCTGCCCAGGATGATCAGCGACCTGGGCGGCTCGCAGGCGCAGTACACCTGGGTGGTCACCGCGACCCTGCTGACCGCCACCGCCACCACCCCGATCTGGGGCAAGCTGGCCGACCTGTTCAGCAAGAAGACGCTGGTGCAGGTGGCGATCGGCGTGTTCGTCGCCGGTTCGCTCGCCAGCGGCCTCAGCCAGGACGCCGGTCAGCTCATCGCCGCCCGCGCGCTCCAGGGCGCCGGGGTCGGCGGGTTGCAGACGCTGGTTCAGATCGCGATCGCCGCGATGATCCCGCCGCGCGAGCGCGGCAGGTACAGCGGCTACCTCAGCAGCGTCACGGCGGTGTCCACGATCGGCGGTCCGCTGCTGGGCGGTCTGGTCGTGGACACGCCGTGGCTGGGCTGGCGCTGGTGCTTCTTCATCGGCGTCCCGGTCGCGATCGCCGCGCTGGTCCTGTTGCAGGTCACGCTGAACCTGCCGGTGGTGCGGCGGGAGCGGGTGCGCGTCGACTACGCGGGCGCCGCGCTGATCACGGCGGGCGTGTGCCTGCTGCTGGTGTGGGTCTCGTTCGTGGGCGACGCGTTCACGTGGTCGTCCTGGCCGAGCCTGGCCGTGGCGGGCGGTTCGGTGCTGCTGCTCGGCGCGGCGGTGCGGGTGGAGACCAAGGTCCCGGAACCCGTTGTGCCGCTGGACATCGTGCGCCAACGGCCGACCGCGCTGGCCATCCTGGGCAGCCTGGCGGCGGGCACCGCGATGTACGGCGCGGCGGTGTTCCTGAGCCAGTACTTCCAGGTGAGCCGGGGCCGCACGCCCACCGAGGCGGGGTTGCTGACCATCCCCATGATGGCGGGCATCCTGGTGGCGTCGACGGTGGTGGGCAGGCTCGTGACCCGCACCGGCAAGCTCAAGCCGTACCTGGTGGCGGGCTCGATCTCGCTCACGGCGGGTTTCGCGGCCCTCGGCTTCCTGGACCGCGAGACCCCGCTGGTGGTGCTGTCGGTGGCGATGGCGCTGGTCGGCGCGGGGATCGGCATGACGATGCAGAACTTCGTCCTGGTGGTCCAGAACGCCGTGCCGCTGAAGGACATCGGCGCCGCCAGCTCCGCGGTCTCGTTCTTCCGCTCGCTCGGCGGGACGATCGGCGTGGCCGTCCTGGGCGCCGTCCTGGCCCGCGACGTCGCGGCGAACCCAGGAGACGTGCCGACGGCGTACGGCGAGGCGACGGCGCAGGTCTTCCTGATCTCGGCGGCGGTCGCGGCGGTGGGCGTGCTGGCGGCGGTAATGCTCAAGCCGGTGGTGCTGCGGACGAGCCTGGACGTGGTGAAGGAGGTCGAGAAGGCGTAG